From a single Lewinella sp. LCG006 genomic region:
- a CDS encoding septal ring lytic transglycosylase RlpA family protein, which produces MRTILLLTLVLTGLTISAQTFRWNTPQEEQAPANNDPLIDETGYALFYADYLEGNATALGEIYRHNLMTAGHPKLPLGTIVKVTRLDNGLSTTVRINDRGAYCDDCIIDLSRAAAQQIDMIRVGRTKVNLTVMGFSNNNPPTPANYQAPAAANQLAARTPATEYYYSPPVEKPQDFQTAKGVESTYTRTYRQTNTFGHDQIIRTIPVQATPSGYDGMGNPINPTNQHDNRPALVTKSGTSPVVSNGQVEILTTAISPYAVQLASYGEFTNAERHVMALQAKGFNSIFVMQQQRPDGGIINRVIVAPFNSATDAHNYLAELRQYHQMEGLVVTMK; this is translated from the coding sequence ATGCGCACAATTCTCCTCTTAACCCTAGTCCTGACAGGACTCACCATTTCAGCACAAACCTTTCGGTGGAACACGCCTCAGGAAGAGCAGGCTCCTGCTAACAACGATCCGCTGATCGACGAAACAGGTTACGCCTTGTTTTACGCTGATTACCTCGAAGGCAACGCTACGGCACTAGGTGAAATCTATCGCCACAACCTGATGACGGCGGGCCATCCCAAACTCCCCTTGGGTACCATCGTCAAAGTTACCCGCCTGGACAATGGCTTGTCGACCACGGTAAGGATCAATGATCGTGGAGCTTACTGTGATGATTGTATCATAGACCTGAGCCGTGCTGCTGCCCAGCAAATTGACATGATCAGGGTTGGGCGCACCAAAGTCAACCTGACGGTAATGGGCTTTAGCAACAACAACCCTCCTACCCCTGCCAACTACCAAGCTCCGGCGGCCGCCAACCAGCTTGCAGCCAGAACGCCAGCAACGGAATACTATTATTCCCCACCGGTTGAAAAGCCCCAAGATTTCCAGACGGCCAAAGGAGTAGAAAGTACCTATACCAGGACTTACCGTCAAACCAATACCTTTGGTCACGACCAAATCATCAGGACCATTCCTGTACAAGCGACACCTTCTGGTTATGATGGAATGGGCAACCCCATAAATCCTACCAATCAACACGATAATCGGCCAGCGCTGGTTACCAAATCAGGCACAAGCCCCGTGGTCAGCAATGGTCAGGTAGAAATCCTTACCACCGCCATCAGCCCCTACGCCGTGCAATTGGCTTCTTACGGTGAGTTTACCAATGCGGAGCGCCACGTGATGGCCCTTCAAGCCAAAGGATTCAATAGCATTTTTGTGATGCAGCAACAACGTCCCGATGGTGGTATCATCAACCGCGTAATTGTTGCTCCCTTTAACTCTGCCACTGACGCCCACAACTACCTCGCCGAACTCCGCCAATATCACCAGATGGAAGGATTGGTGGTGACGATGAAGTAG
- a CDS encoding S9 family peptidase, translating to MTEQKESVMYQKTDIVAPVATKIPKELTIHGDTRTDNYYWLNERENPEVISYLNAENTYTDEMMSHTKDFQDKLFEEMKGRIKEDDQSVPYKDNGYFYLTSYKEGQEYPIYSRKKGTLEAEEEVMLDVNVLAKDFSYFNVGSRSVSPNNELLAYGEDTLSRRIYTIRFKNLKTGEMIEDQIPNTTGGAVWANDNQHVFYAVKDETLRPVKIFRHRLGTSSTKDVLVYEEKDDTFSAFVYKSKSRKYIIIGAYQTLSQEYQVLDANNPTGEFRMIQPRERGLEYGIAHFGDKFYIRTNLDAQNFRLMSTPENATTKDNWTEVIPHRKDVLLEGMEIFQNYLVLSERKNGITQLRVRPWEGKEHYIDFGEDAYLAYTDTNPEFDTEVLRIGYQSMTTPPTTYDYNMKTKAMELLKQQEVLGGFNSDDYVSERIYAKARDGVSVPISIVYHKDFKKDGTQPLLLYGYGSYGASMDPYFSSARLSLLDRGFAFAIAHIRGGEEMGRHWYEDGKLMNKKNTFNDFIDCGEYLVAEKYAAKDQLYAQGGSAGGLLMGAVMNMRPDMWKGVVAAVPFVDVITTMLDESIPLTTGEYDEWGNPNEKEAYDYILSYSPYDQVEAKDYPATLVTTGLHDSQVQYWEPAKWVAKLREMKTDKNPLLLHTNMDAGHGGASGRFARLKEVALQYAFFLDLAGKNEVKG from the coding sequence ATGACGGAACAAAAAGAATCGGTCATGTATCAAAAGACGGATATCGTAGCACCTGTAGCTACCAAAATCCCGAAAGAACTGACTATTCATGGGGATACCCGGACGGATAACTACTACTGGCTCAATGAACGCGAGAACCCCGAGGTCATCTCCTATTTGAATGCTGAAAACACTTATACGGACGAGATGATGTCCCACACGAAGGACTTCCAGGACAAGCTCTTCGAAGAAATGAAAGGCCGTATCAAGGAAGACGACCAATCAGTGCCTTATAAAGACAATGGTTACTTCTATCTCACCAGCTACAAAGAAGGCCAGGAATATCCTATCTATTCCCGGAAGAAAGGTACTTTGGAAGCGGAAGAAGAGGTCATGCTCGACGTGAATGTGCTGGCCAAAGATTTTAGCTACTTTAATGTCGGCAGCCGTTCGGTGAGCCCCAACAATGAGCTGCTGGCTTATGGAGAGGATACGCTCAGTCGCCGGATCTACACCATCCGCTTCAAAAACCTCAAGACGGGTGAGATGATAGAAGATCAAATCCCCAACACAACGGGGGGAGCGGTTTGGGCCAATGACAACCAGCATGTCTTCTACGCGGTTAAGGACGAAACGTTGCGGCCCGTGAAAATTTTCCGCCACCGACTTGGGACTTCTAGTACGAAAGATGTATTGGTGTATGAAGAAAAAGACGATACCTTTTCCGCTTTTGTCTACAAATCAAAATCCAGAAAGTACATCATTATTGGTGCTTACCAGACGCTGAGTCAGGAATACCAGGTGCTTGACGCCAACAACCCTACCGGGGAATTTCGGATGATCCAGCCTCGTGAACGTGGCCTGGAATATGGTATTGCTCATTTTGGCGATAAGTTCTACATCCGTACCAACCTGGATGCCCAAAATTTCCGCCTGATGTCTACCCCCGAAAACGCAACGACTAAGGACAACTGGACGGAAGTGATCCCTCACCGCAAAGATGTGCTGCTGGAGGGCATGGAGATTTTCCAGAACTATCTCGTGTTGAGTGAACGTAAGAATGGTATTACCCAACTGCGGGTTCGCCCCTGGGAAGGCAAAGAGCACTACATCGACTTTGGTGAGGATGCCTACCTGGCCTACACGGATACCAATCCTGAGTTTGATACGGAGGTGCTGCGAATTGGCTACCAGTCGATGACGACACCACCGACTACCTACGACTACAACATGAAAACCAAAGCAATGGAGCTACTTAAGCAGCAGGAAGTGTTGGGTGGTTTCAATTCAGATGACTACGTTTCTGAGCGTATCTACGCCAAAGCACGCGATGGGGTTAGCGTTCCAATCAGCATTGTTTACCACAAAGATTTCAAAAAAGATGGTACCCAACCATTGCTGCTCTACGGCTACGGCTCTTACGGTGCCAGTATGGACCCTTACTTTAGTTCTGCTCGATTGAGTCTGTTAGATCGTGGATTTGCATTTGCGATTGCGCACATTCGCGGCGGTGAAGAAATGGGTCGCCATTGGTACGAAGATGGTAAACTGATGAATAAGAAGAATACCTTCAACGACTTTATCGATTGTGGTGAGTACTTGGTGGCCGAAAAATACGCGGCCAAAGACCAACTCTACGCCCAAGGCGGTAGTGCCGGAGGCTTGTTGATGGGTGCTGTGATGAATATGCGCCCCGATATGTGGAAAGGCGTGGTTGCTGCCGTGCCTTTTGTAGATGTCATTACGACCATGTTGGACGAAAGCATACCGCTGACGACGGGTGAATACGACGAATGGGGCAACCCCAATGAGAAGGAAGCTTACGATTACATCCTCTCCTATTCTCCCTATGATCAAGTAGAAGCAAAAGACTATCCTGCTACCTTAGTGACCACGGGCTTACATGATTCGCAGGTGCAGTACTGGGAACCCGCCAAATGGGTGGCTAAGCTGCGGGAGATGAAAACCGATAAAAACCCACTCCTCTTGCACACCAATATGGATGCTGGTCATGGTGGAGCTTCCGGGCGCTTTGCGCGACTGAAAGAAGTGGCGCTACAGTATGCCTTCTTCC
- the purL gene encoding phosphoribosylformylglycinamidine synthase: protein MIQFFGNLQHIVFAVEASEFISENDIPKLNWLFGNQPLLKGEEIRGKFIGPRAAMVSPWSTNAVEITQNMGIKGIKRIERYIPYSENVNFDPMLNQRFEVLEQGLFTINVQPDPVRLIDDIEAYNTTEGLALSPEEIAYLNDVSQRLGRQLTDSEVFGFSQINSEHCRHKIFNGSFVIDGEEKPHSLFSLIKQTSKANPNSIVSAYKDNVAFLKGPLLNQFAPEQPDRPSNYSKKEVDTVVSLKAETHNFPTTVEPFNGAATGSGGEIRDRMAGGIGSLPLAGTAVYMTSYSRLQENRPWEQAMPERKWLYQTPMDILIKASNGASDFGNKFGQPLIAGSLLTFEHAEHARKLGFDKVIMQAGGVGAGITDQALKNTPKKGDKIVLLGGDNYRIGMGGAAVSSADTGAFDMGITLNAIQRSNPEMQKRVANTIRNLVESAHNPIVAIHDHGAGGHLNCFSELVEETGGRIHLDELPIGDPTLSAKEILGNESQERMGLIVAEEDIALLRRIADRERAPMYVVGEVTGDMRFSAGSPSTAQHPLDLDLADLFGSSPKTIMSDVSVDRQYEAVDYEPAKLQDYLEQVLRLEAVACKDWLTNKVDRCVGGLVAKQQCVGPLQLPLNNCGVMALGFDTKYGVATSIGHAPINALIDPEAGSRNAVTEALTNIVWAPLEEGLKSVSLSANWMWPCRNEGEDARLYQAVEAVSDFCIALGINVPTGKDSLSMKQKYPDGDVLSPGTVVISSVGVCDNINRIVEPVFQKGAGPVYYLNLSQDAFLLGGSSFAQVRNKIGTQAPDVKDAKKLAATFNALQDLIKQGAVVAGHDVAAGGLITTLLEMCFADTDLAAELDLSTLGEKDSVKVLFAENAGVVIQLKEEASAAALSNFPIECHLIGSVTSGNTLHLRNGEDQHEFDIPKLRDAWYETSWLLDQKQTANGLADERYANFKHQPLRYNFPSEFSGTLPKLDTAKPKAAILREKGSNSERELAHALYLAGFEVRDVHMTDLMTGKETLEDIQFLGAVGGFSNSDVLGSAKGWAGTFKYNENAKKALENFFAREDVLSIGICNGCQLFMELGLIYPEQQPHPLMDFNDSHKHESGFTSVKVEANNSVMLSNLAGSTLGVWISHGEGKFALPGSESDYHIVAKYAYDGYPSNPNGSDFHTAMLVSADGRHLATMPHIERSMFPWNWAHYPSERQDEVSPWIQAFVNARNWLLEQ from the coding sequence ATGATTCAATTCTTTGGGAACCTTCAACACATTGTTTTTGCCGTAGAGGCATCGGAATTTATTTCAGAAAATGATATTCCTAAGCTGAATTGGCTGTTCGGCAACCAGCCCCTACTGAAGGGTGAAGAAATTAGAGGTAAGTTCATCGGTCCTCGGGCGGCGATGGTCTCTCCCTGGAGTACCAACGCGGTAGAGATTACCCAAAACATGGGTATCAAAGGTATAAAGCGAATAGAACGTTATATCCCGTACTCAGAAAATGTCAACTTTGACCCCATGCTGAATCAGCGTTTTGAGGTACTGGAACAGGGGCTGTTCACCATCAACGTCCAACCAGATCCCGTGCGCTTGATCGACGACATCGAAGCGTATAACACGACCGAAGGCTTGGCGCTCAGCCCTGAAGAAATAGCTTACCTTAATGATGTATCGCAACGCCTTGGCCGCCAACTCACAGACTCGGAAGTTTTCGGCTTCTCCCAAATCAACAGTGAACACTGTCGGCATAAAATCTTTAACGGCAGCTTTGTCATCGACGGAGAGGAAAAACCGCACTCCCTGTTCTCCTTGATTAAGCAAACATCAAAGGCCAACCCAAACAGTATTGTCTCAGCCTACAAGGATAATGTAGCCTTTCTGAAAGGCCCACTGCTCAACCAATTTGCGCCTGAACAGCCGGATCGCCCCTCCAACTACAGCAAGAAAGAAGTAGATACGGTGGTTTCCTTAAAAGCAGAGACCCACAATTTCCCTACCACCGTTGAGCCTTTCAATGGTGCGGCAACGGGTAGTGGAGGTGAAATCCGTGATCGTATGGCGGGGGGAATTGGTTCTCTTCCGCTAGCGGGCACGGCGGTCTATATGACCTCTTACTCTCGTCTCCAGGAAAACCGCCCCTGGGAGCAGGCAATGCCCGAGCGTAAGTGGCTGTACCAAACACCGATGGACATACTCATCAAAGCTTCTAACGGCGCGTCTGACTTCGGAAACAAATTTGGTCAACCACTCATTGCAGGCTCTTTGCTCACCTTTGAACACGCAGAACATGCACGTAAGTTGGGTTTTGACAAGGTAATCATGCAAGCTGGCGGCGTTGGGGCTGGCATCACCGACCAAGCCTTGAAAAATACACCCAAGAAAGGGGATAAAATTGTTCTACTGGGTGGAGATAATTATCGTATTGGAATGGGTGGTGCAGCGGTCTCCTCAGCAGATACCGGTGCCTTTGATATGGGCATTACGCTAAACGCCATACAACGCTCCAACCCGGAAATGCAAAAACGAGTAGCTAATACCATCCGTAATTTGGTAGAAAGCGCGCACAACCCTATCGTGGCCATCCATGACCACGGAGCGGGTGGGCACCTCAACTGCTTCTCCGAGCTGGTAGAGGAAACAGGCGGACGTATCCATCTGGATGAACTACCCATCGGTGACCCTACCTTATCCGCAAAAGAAATACTGGGCAATGAATCACAGGAACGGATGGGCCTCATTGTGGCGGAAGAAGACATTGCGCTGCTCCGCCGCATTGCCGATCGTGAGCGTGCCCCTATGTACGTCGTTGGTGAAGTGACTGGCGACATGCGTTTCTCTGCTGGTTCTCCCTCCACGGCTCAACACCCCCTCGACTTGGACCTTGCGGATCTCTTTGGCAGCTCTCCCAAAACGATCATGAGCGATGTTTCTGTTGATCGTCAATATGAGGCAGTCGACTATGAGCCGGCTAAGCTTCAGGACTACCTTGAGCAGGTACTCCGACTCGAAGCTGTAGCCTGCAAAGACTGGCTGACCAATAAAGTTGACCGCTGTGTGGGTGGCTTGGTAGCAAAGCAACAATGTGTCGGACCACTACAGTTACCCCTAAACAATTGCGGTGTCATGGCCCTGGGTTTTGACACTAAATACGGTGTGGCTACCTCCATTGGTCATGCTCCGATAAATGCACTAATTGATCCTGAGGCGGGATCACGCAATGCCGTAACGGAGGCCCTGACCAACATCGTTTGGGCACCATTGGAAGAAGGACTAAAATCCGTTTCGCTTTCGGCCAACTGGATGTGGCCTTGTCGCAATGAAGGTGAGGATGCCCGATTGTATCAAGCTGTCGAGGCAGTTTCGGATTTTTGCATTGCGCTGGGCATTAATGTTCCTACCGGAAAAGATTCCCTTTCCATGAAGCAAAAATATCCGGATGGTGATGTTTTGTCTCCAGGAACGGTAGTAATTTCTAGTGTTGGTGTCTGTGATAATATCAATAGGATTGTAGAACCAGTATTCCAGAAGGGCGCTGGGCCAGTCTACTATCTCAATCTATCACAAGACGCCTTCCTCTTGGGTGGTAGCTCATTCGCCCAGGTGCGCAATAAAATCGGTACGCAGGCACCGGATGTCAAGGATGCTAAAAAACTGGCAGCGACTTTCAACGCCTTACAAGACTTGATTAAGCAAGGAGCTGTGGTTGCGGGACACGATGTAGCTGCAGGTGGATTGATTACCACCCTGCTGGAGATGTGTTTTGCTGATACTGATTTAGCTGCTGAACTGGATTTAAGTACCCTGGGAGAAAAGGACAGCGTGAAGGTACTCTTCGCCGAGAATGCAGGTGTGGTAATTCAGTTGAAAGAGGAAGCTAGCGCAGCAGCGTTAAGTAATTTCCCCATCGAATGCCACCTTATCGGATCTGTTACAAGTGGTAACACGCTCCACCTTCGGAATGGTGAAGATCAGCACGAATTTGATATTCCAAAACTACGGGATGCATGGTACGAAACCTCATGGCTCCTTGATCAAAAGCAAACCGCTAATGGATTAGCTGACGAGCGTTACGCCAACTTCAAGCACCAGCCTTTACGGTATAACTTTCCTTCGGAATTCAGTGGAACACTACCAAAACTGGACACTGCAAAGCCAAAAGCAGCCATCCTGCGCGAAAAAGGGAGCAACTCTGAACGTGAGCTAGCTCACGCCCTGTATCTTGCAGGTTTTGAAGTACGGGACGTGCACATGACTGATTTGATGACGGGTAAAGAAACACTGGAAGACATCCAGTTTTTAGGTGCCGTTGGTGGCTTCTCTAATTCCGACGTACTGGGCTCCGCTAAAGGCTGGGCCGGTACGTTCAAGTACAACGAAAACGCAAAGAAAGCCCTGGAAAACTTCTTTGCACGTGAAGATGTACTCTCGATAGGTATCTGTAACGGTTGTCAGTTGTTCATGGAACTAGGCTTGATCTACCCTGAGCAGCAGCCACATCCTCTGATGGATTTCAACGATTCGCATAAGCACGAAAGTGGCTTCACCAGTGTGAAGGTGGAAGCGAATAATTCAGTGATGTTATCGAACCTGGCAGGAAGCACACTGGGAGTCTGGATTTCGCATGGTGAAGGTAAGTTCGCCTTACCTGGTTCGGAATCTGATTATCACATTGTAGCAAAGTATGCTTACGATGGCTATCCATCCAACCCTAACGGCAGTGACTTCCATACTGCTATGCTGGTAAGTGCCGATGGTCGCCACCTGGCTACCATGCCACATATCGAACGTTCGATGTTTCCCTGGAACTGGGCTCACTACCCAAGCGAGCGCCAGGACGAGGTATCGCCTTGGATACAAGCTTTTGTCAATGCCAGAAATTGGTTGCTTGAGCAGTAA
- a CDS encoding MATE family efflux transporter, translated as MRLRTSYRQILTISAPIMIGSAAQNIITLTDRIFLFYLGVDDFASIGFVSVFYLIVAAIGFGFSRGGQILIARSAGARKEVEVGRTFHSVFMFELFLSVLLFLFMTYGCYYLFSLLVDSEVVFAKSLEYVDTRKWGVFFSYTGVALISLYTGIARPKFLIFDTVLLAVVNIVLDYVLIFGHWGFPEMGIAGAGLASTLAEVAAFVAFILYMIYDKQNRRYRIFRWPQIDWTLIKEQYKISIPLVAQPLIGLGSWFLFMAIIENLGEEALAITILAQMVYLVLSIPTWGFSAGVGTLVGGFIGHQKRQAVIPIIWKTGFFSLFVTMAITIPFLLFPYASLTPFLGAEGIPLIKKAMPVFYVLAGTLSVFSLGSVVFSGVSGVGASAYALKIQSYGIVFYLAYIYILVEYFQTSLPWAWAVEIFYWLIVGLWSLWYLYSRRWYGKL; from the coding sequence ATGCGCCTCCGGACGTCATATCGACAAATATTAACCATCTCTGCTCCCATCATGATTGGGAGTGCTGCTCAGAATATCATTACGCTGACAGACCGCATTTTTCTTTTCTACCTGGGGGTGGATGATTTTGCGAGTATTGGTTTTGTAAGCGTGTTTTACCTCATCGTAGCCGCCATTGGTTTTGGCTTTAGCCGAGGGGGACAAATCCTCATCGCACGTAGTGCTGGCGCTCGTAAGGAGGTAGAGGTAGGCCGCACTTTCCACTCGGTCTTCATGTTCGAGTTGTTTTTATCGGTATTGCTTTTTCTCTTCATGACCTACGGCTGCTATTACCTTTTTAGCTTACTGGTAGACTCTGAAGTGGTTTTTGCCAAGAGCCTGGAGTATGTGGATACCCGCAAGTGGGGTGTTTTCTTTTCCTATACTGGGGTAGCGCTTATTTCCCTTTACACGGGGATCGCACGACCAAAGTTCTTGATTTTTGATACTGTTTTGCTGGCTGTCGTCAATATTGTGCTAGATTATGTATTGATATTTGGCCACTGGGGTTTTCCTGAAATGGGGATTGCTGGGGCTGGACTGGCCTCCACTTTAGCTGAAGTAGCCGCTTTTGTGGCCTTCATTTTATACATGATCTACGACAAGCAAAACCGCCGCTACCGCATCTTTCGCTGGCCTCAAATCGACTGGACGCTGATCAAGGAACAATATAAAATATCCATCCCCTTGGTGGCACAACCACTCATCGGCCTGGGGAGTTGGTTTTTGTTTATGGCCATCATCGAAAACCTGGGTGAAGAAGCTTTGGCAATTACCATTCTGGCACAGATGGTCTACTTGGTATTGTCTATCCCCACCTGGGGTTTTTCGGCAGGTGTTGGCACCTTGGTGGGTGGGTTCATTGGGCACCAAAAACGTCAGGCAGTGATCCCGATTATTTGGAAGACAGGCTTCTTTTCATTGTTCGTGACCATGGCCATCACCATTCCTTTTCTCTTGTTCCCTTATGCTTCACTGACGCCCTTTCTTGGTGCAGAAGGAATTCCACTTATTAAAAAAGCCATGCCAGTCTTTTACGTTTTAGCGGGTACCTTATCCGTCTTCTCTTTGGGGAGCGTAGTGTTTAGTGGTGTTTCTGGCGTAGGAGCCTCTGCCTACGCACTCAAGATTCAGTCTTACGGCATCGTCTTCTACCTGGCCTACATCTATATTCTCGTCGAATATTTCCAAACCAGCTTACCCTGGGCTTGGGCGGTAGAAATCTTCTATTGGCTCATCGTCGGACTTTGGTCCTTGTGGTACTTGTATTCCCGGCGTTGGTATGGGAAGCTGTAG
- a CDS encoding CotH kinase family protein produces the protein MPLLICGAEKQQGDHFIYESYKFSGVEYRSRQQVRTGRHSIALPADGQTHYGFTINLPTVSPGEVYEVSVWSYGNLQKSGKLAIQGQEPAGFYQETAEVKTSDQKGWQQHLLRFHIPFQQAPSSINIYVYTNGTEQVYFDDLRIEKITQWDAQAFQPTQLHIQLDKKALEQLREKRNEALRKGLLQTSEDDWVSATMTESDTTRDIKIRLKGDWLDHLRGDKWSFRIKLKGQQAWRGLRTFSLHTPAARYYLHEWLLHQYWQDLGVLTPRYDLIEVIINGESRGIYAYEEHFEKQLVESQRRREGPIVKFQEDGFWAGVARQFEHHGFVRSSSSYSAENPANVPLVAFNQEELLADTTQARLLREALSLLEQYRQGDKSAEDLFDLPLLARYYAGCDLFNAYHGIVWHNQRFYYNPITGRLEPIGFDGFADAPSRRYHFLAEGTLHREAPESTSLPAFLLQDSAFITNYLSVLEKLSRPEQWEDFFQKHEAAWTARLQWLQMEFPNYQPEVKTFAEEVAFVRSHLLPFRENVLRSYQTTQGEILVENTHTLPVVLKGYGLGPDYQTGSFNSPIWLPAGPVRNMFSKLQTTGKPLAFRSLDFWDKQALAFQETPTMTPVKIPAQANYIFLQLPGWDSLIAAPINRLEPPQTIQISAQAYRQGSKPQDFPRFRWGKAEQAITIPAGEHRLRKDLIVPKGYTLQITAGANIYLENAAAIISYGPVRALGEEETPIFIQSEDGTGQGLQVLQSPVGSMLRGVVFRNLRNLRKGNWQLTGAVTFYESAVEIVGCKFLDNQSEDALNIVRSSFEMTHCLIQNTSSDGLDTDFCKGTIKESVFRQTTNDGVDFSGSIITLEDVEMQECGDKGLSAGEASDITVINALIADCNIGLASKDQSTLYLRNSQLRNCLQGLVVFQKKPEFGPAYLLAEQLKVENVTRLYQIGPGSRLQIDEKLYTE, from the coding sequence GTGCCCCTCCTTATTTGTGGTGCCGAAAAACAGCAAGGAGATCACTTTATCTACGAAAGTTACAAATTCTCGGGCGTCGAATACCGTAGTCGCCAGCAAGTACGTACGGGTCGGCACAGCATCGCCCTGCCCGCCGATGGCCAAACACACTATGGATTTACCATCAACTTGCCAACCGTTTCACCGGGTGAAGTTTACGAAGTAAGCGTCTGGAGCTATGGCAATCTGCAGAAAAGCGGAAAACTGGCCATCCAGGGGCAAGAACCCGCAGGTTTTTACCAGGAAACTGCCGAAGTCAAAACCAGCGATCAAAAAGGTTGGCAACAGCACCTGCTCCGCTTCCATATTCCTTTTCAACAAGCCCCCTCGTCGATAAATATTTACGTTTATACCAATGGTACCGAGCAAGTCTATTTCGATGATTTGCGTATTGAAAAAATCACCCAATGGGACGCGCAGGCCTTTCAACCCACCCAACTCCATATACAGCTGGATAAAAAGGCCTTGGAGCAACTCCGTGAAAAAAGAAACGAAGCATTACGCAAGGGTCTATTGCAAACCAGCGAAGACGATTGGGTGAGTGCTACGATGACCGAAAGTGACACCACCCGCGACATCAAAATCCGGCTCAAAGGCGACTGGCTGGATCATTTGCGCGGAGATAAATGGTCCTTTCGCATCAAACTTAAAGGGCAACAAGCCTGGCGAGGTTTACGCACCTTTAGCCTCCATACACCCGCTGCGCGTTATTACCTGCACGAGTGGTTGTTGCACCAATACTGGCAAGATCTGGGCGTTCTCACTCCGAGATACGATTTGATAGAAGTCATCATCAACGGGGAGTCCCGTGGCATTTACGCCTACGAAGAGCACTTTGAAAAACAGTTGGTAGAATCACAGCGACGTCGTGAAGGGCCTATCGTCAAGTTTCAGGAAGATGGCTTCTGGGCAGGCGTTGCCCGGCAATTTGAGCACCACGGTTTCGTGCGATCCAGTAGTAGCTACAGTGCAGAAAATCCAGCCAATGTCCCACTCGTAGCGTTTAACCAAGAAGAATTACTGGCCGATACTACCCAGGCCCGCCTTCTGCGGGAAGCCCTCTCCTTGCTCGAACAATACCGCCAAGGCGATAAAAGCGCTGAGGATCTCTTTGACCTCCCTTTGCTGGCGCGTTATTATGCGGGTTGCGATCTGTTCAATGCCTATCACGGTATCGTTTGGCACAACCAACGGTTTTATTACAACCCCATCACCGGCAGGTTAGAGCCTATTGGCTTCGATGGCTTTGCTGATGCTCCCTCCCGGCGCTACCACTTCCTGGCCGAGGGGACACTCCACCGGGAAGCCCCCGAAAGCACTAGCTTGCCCGCCTTTTTACTCCAGGATTCGGCCTTTATCACCAACTATTTGTCTGTCTTGGAAAAACTTTCGCGCCCGGAGCAATGGGAGGATTTTTTCCAAAAACACGAAGCAGCCTGGACGGCGCGCTTGCAGTGGCTACAAATGGAATTCCCAAACTACCAACCCGAAGTAAAAACCTTTGCGGAAGAAGTTGCTTTTGTGCGTTCACATTTGCTTCCCTTTCGGGAAAACGTGCTGCGCAGCTACCAAACTACGCAGGGAGAAATTCTTGTCGAGAATACCCATACCTTGCCGGTGGTGCTGAAGGGTTATGGCCTTGGCCCCGATTACCAAACAGGTAGCTTTAACTCACCTATTTGGCTACCCGCTGGCCCAGTACGTAATATGTTTAGCAAACTACAAACGACGGGTAAACCACTGGCCTTCCGTAGCCTTGATTTTTGGGACAAACAAGCCCTCGCTTTTCAGGAGACGCCTACGATGACGCCCGTAAAAATACCTGCACAAGCCAATTACATTTTCCTTCAATTGCCGGGCTGGGACAGTCTTATTGCTGCACCTATTAACCGACTTGAACCCCCACAAACGATACAAATTTCCGCCCAAGCTTATCGCCAGGGAAGCAAGCCTCAAGACTTCCCACGCTTCCGCTGGGGGAAAGCGGAACAAGCCATCACTATCCCAGCGGGTGAGCATCGCCTGCGAAAAGACCTCATTGTCCCTAAAGGGTACACGCTGCAAATAACAGCTGGGGCCAATATTTATCTGGAAAATGCGGCAGCGATCATCAGCTATGGCCCCGTACGTGCCCTTGGCGAAGAGGAAACGCCCATTTTTATCCAATCAGAAGATGGTACAGGGCAGGGACTGCAGGTCTTGCAGTCTCCCGTGGGTTCTATGTTGCGGGGAGTTGTCTTTCGCAATTTACGTAACCTTAGAAAAGGCAACTGGCAGTTGACAGGAGCTGTTACTTTTTACGAATCAGCCGTCGAAATAGTAGGGTGCAAGTTTCTGGACAACCAAAGTGAAGATGCCCTTAATATTGTAAGATCAAGCTTTGAAATGACCCATTGCCTTATTCAAAACACCAGTTCCGATGGCCTCGACACGGACTTCTGCAAAGGCACGATCAAGGAAAGTGTTTTCCGACAAACCACCAATGATGGTGTGGATTTTTCGGGGAGTATTATTACCTTAGAGGATGTCGAAATGCAGGAATGTGGTGATAAAGGGCTCAGCGCCGGGGAAGCCAGTGACATTACCGTCATCAATGCCCTGATTGCTGATTGCAATATTGGTCTGGCAAGTAAGGACCAGTCGACGCTTTATCTCCGCAACAGTCAGTTACGCAACTGTTTGCAAGGATTGGTTGTTTTTCAGAAGAAACCGGAATTTGGCCCTGCGTATTTGCTTGCGGAGCAACTGAAAGTTGAAAACGTAACACGGCTATACCAAATAGGACCAGGTAGTCGTTTGCAGATCGACGAAAAGCTTTATACAGAGTAA